The following DNA comes from Spirulina major PCC 6313.
GCTACTACATCAAGCAAGCGGGTTTAGAAACGCAGTTACGGCGCTTGTTTTCTGACCTGGATGTCAACGATATGCGGAACTTGCAAGAACGGGGCAAACAGGCGCGGACGTTGATTCTTCATACGCCGTTCCCCCAAGACTTGCAAGATGCGATCGCCCTCGCCTATAGCAAACTCTGCCAACGCTATGGTTGCAGTCCGTCCCTCTGTGAACGCTTCGACCCCGAATATCGCGATATCTGCGTCAGTCAAACCCAAGATACCGATGTGGCGGTGCGATCGAGTGCCACCGCCGAAGACCTCCCCGAAGCCAGTTTCGCCGGTCAACAGGAAACCTACCTCAACGTCCAAAGTGTGAAAGGTGTCCTCGAAGCCTGCCACAAATGCTTCGCCTCCCTCTTCACCGATCGCGCCATTTCCTACCGCCAACACAACGGCTTTGATCACTTCACCGTCGCCCTTTCCGTGGGGGTGCAAAAAATGGTGCGTTCCGACGTGGCAACCTCCGGCGTGATGTTCTCCATCGACACGGAAACCGGCTTTAAAAATGCCGCCCTGATCACCGCTGCCTATGGGTTAGGGGAAAACGTGGTGCAAGGTGCGGTCAACCCCGATGAATACTTGGTGTTTAAACCCACCCTCAAAGATGGTTTTACTCCGATCCTGGAAAAACGCCTCGGCACCAAAGCGATCAAGATGGTCTACGATGTGGGCGGTTCCAAACTGACGAAAAACGTGGAAGTGCCCGAACCCGAACGGCAAAAGTTCTGTATTTCCGATGGGGAAATTCTGCAACTGGCGAAATGGGCGGTGCAAATTGAAGACCACTATTCCGCAGTGCGTGGCCAATATACCCCCATGGATATTGAATGGGCGAAAGATGGCTGCACCGGTGAACTCTTCATCGTTCAAGCTCGCCCGGAAACGGTGCAATCCCAAAAAGCGGCGAACATCCTCGAAAGTTATGAACTCAAGGATCACGGCGCGGTGCTTACCGTGGGGCGCAGTGTGGGGGCAGCGATCGGGCAAGGCAAGGCCCGCGTCATTCATAACGTCTCGAATATTAACCAGTTCAAATCGGGTGAAGTGTTGATCACCAACCGCACCGACCCGGATTGGGAACCGATTATGAAACAGGCGAGTGCGATCGTCACCAACCAAGGCGGGCGCACCTGTCACGCGGCGATTATTGCGCGGGAAATGGGCATTCCTGCGATCGTTGGTTGCGGTGATGCGACGGAATTGGTCAAGAGTGGTCAAGAGGTGACGGTGTCCTGTTGTGAAGGGGAAGAAGGCCGGGTCTACCAAGGTCTGCTGCCCTTTGAGGTGCATAAAACCCATCTCGACAACTTGCCCACGACCCGCACCCAAATCTTGATGAATATCGGCAACCCGGAACAAGCGTTCTCCTTAGCGGGGATTCCGGCGGCGGGGGTTGGCTTGGCTCGGTTGGAATTCATCATCGCCAACAACATCAAAGCCCACCCGATGGCGTTGATTAAATACGACGAACTCGAAGATGACCTCGTCAAAGCCGAAATCGATCGCCTCACCCAAGGCTACGATCGCAAACCGGAATTCTTCGTCGATAAATTGGCGCGGGGGATTGGCACGATCGCAGCGGCGTTCTATCCCAAACCGGTGATCGTGCGGATGTCGGATTTCAAATCCAATGAATACGCCAACCTCCTCGGCGGTCGTCAGTTTGAACCCCATGAGGAAAATCCGATGATCGGCTGGCGGGGTGCGTCGCGTTACTACGACCCCAACTACCGCGAAGCCTACGCCCTCGAATGCCAAGCCTTCAAACGGGTACGTGATGACATGGGGTTAACCAACGTGATCCCGATGGTGCCGTTCTGCCGTACTCCTGAAGAAGGCCAGCGCGTCTTGGCGGAAATGGGCAAACAAGGCCTAAAACGGGGCATCAATGGCTTGCAAGTCTATGTGATGTGCGAGTTGCCCAGTAATGTGATCTTGGCGGATCAGTTTGCCGAGGTGTTTGATGGCTTCTCGATTGGGTCGAATGACTTGACGCAACTCACCTTGGGCTTGGATCGGGATTCGTCCTTGGTGGCGCACCTGTTCGATGAACGCAATGAAGGCGTGAAACGAATGGTTAAAGAAGCGATCGCCACTGCCAAAGCCACCGGTCGCAAGATCGGCATCTGTGGTCAAGCGCCGAGTGATTACCCTGAATTCGCCCAATTCCTGGTCGAACTCGGCATCGACTCGATCAGCCTGAACCCGGATTCTGTGCTCAAAACGATGTTGATGGTGGCGGAGGTGGAAAAAACCCAAGCCTAATCGCAATGCTCCCAGGTGTTTAAGTTGTCCTCCTTGAGAGAACGATCCCCACGAACCGACCCAGTTCGTGGGGTTTCTTCATGACTTCGACGGGGGAATTAATTTTTTAGCGGCTGAGGTGGTGCTGCCCATCGGGGCGAGTTCCTTGGCGCTGGGGGATGGAGGGGATGGGGGCGGGGTGACGTTGCGATCGCCCCCTTGGCTCGGATAGCTCACCCCCGCTTCCTTCGCGAGATTAGCGATCGCCCCCAATACCGGCGTATTCGCCACCGCCAACTCATAGAGCGACTGTTCCAACGCCGACCGTTTCACCGTGCCCAAGCCCGCCACCAACAGCAAACCATCACTATGGGCAGCCAACAAATGAGCATCGGCCAGACCCGCCAAGGGTGGCGCATCATAGATCACCAAATCAAACTGCTCCCGCAGCGATCGCATCAACTCCTGCATCTTCTGGGACGAAATCAAGCGAATCGGGTCGGGCGGCAACATCCCCGCCGTCAGCACAAATAAATTCTCATCCAACACCGAAGCCTGAATCGCATCCTCCGCCAAGAGATCCCCCGACAGCACATCCGTTAAACCATCCCCATTCACCAAGCCCAACCGCTGATGAATTTGCGGACGGCGCAAATCCGTATCCACCACCAACACCCGCCGATTCATCCGCGCCACCGCCTGGGCCAGATAGGCTGCGATCGTCGTCTTCCCTTCCCCCGCCGTCGCCGACGAAATCACCACCGCCCGCACCGGATCATCCGCATCCAACAGTCGCACATTCGCCGCCAACGCATGAAACGCCTCACTAAACACCGAACGGCTCGAAGCTTCTACCTCATGAGTGCCATTAGACTGCACCAAATGCGCAAAGGGTGTTCCCTTTAAGCCCCACCCCAGGAGATCCCGCACCGGGTCAAGCCATGATCCCGCTACCGTCGGCAAGTCCAGCACATTATCCTGGGCGGCAGTCTGCTCTACATAGGCATGGGTCAAGGAAAACGGCGCAAGATCCACCGCTGGTGCAAAATCGCTTAAATCCCGTTTGCGCGGAATAATCCCCAATAGAGATAACTGGGTGATTTTTTTCACTTCCTTCGGGGTATGGAGCACATTACTGAGGCTATCTAGGGCCAAGGCTGCCCCACAGCCGAGCATGAAACCAACGATCGCCCCCAACACTAAATTACGGGCCGCGCTCGCGGTGGAGGGTTTCGGCTCTGCCACGGGTTCGAGGAGTCGCCACGGCACTTGGCGTTGGGCGATTTCAATGCGCAGTGCCTCCCGTTTGGTGAGAAATTGGTTGAGGTTTTCCGTCGCAATTTGCAGTTCCCGTTCAATATCTGTGAACGAACGATTCACCACCGACAGCTCCTTCACTCGGTCTTGAAACTGATTCAGCGTGCCGCCTAAGGCGACATCGCGACGCTCGATTTCTTGGATTTGGGTGTCCAGTTCTCGGATCGTGCGCTGCACTTCTTGGGCGAGGAGGGGCAGGAGGCGATCGCGCTGCTCATTGAGCAATTTTATTTCAGGACTTGCTTCGAGTAATAACACCGAATCCCGCGCAATTTGACTATCAAGGGTCTGCAGTTGATTCAGCAATGCTTGATAGTGAGGATTATTTTTGAGAGCCGATGACGAGACATTTTCCGGCGATTGGGTGGCGAGTTCGTCCCGCAGTTCATCCCGCAGGGCGAGAATTTCATTCCGTTGAATCTGGGTCTCTAGTTGCTGTTCTTGAACTGTGCTGATTTGGGTGGACAACTGTTCCCCGGTGGTGGTGGGGTCAATGAGGTTATACCGTTGGCGTAGGGCTTGCAGTCGTTCTTGTAACTCTTCGACCTGGGCGTTGAGTTCGGGCAATTGGTCGTCCACAAAATCAAGCCCCTGCTGAATATCGGCCTTGCGCTCGTTCAAACTGTAGTTGAGATACACCTCAGACACCGTGGACAACAGATCAGCCACCAGGGCTTGATTGGGGTTTTGAAAGGACACCTCAAGCACATTAGTTTGACTGGCTTTAATCCCCAGACCATATTTCAGCAGGTCGTAGGTGAGTTCTGGGTAGTCGCGTTGGAGGATTTCCACCGCCGGATCTAGCACTTCGGGGCTGCGCAGGACTTTGATTTTGGTTTCATCGAGGGTGAAGGTATCGGCTTCGTTGGCGCTCACACTATCGGCAACGGAAGAAATAACCTGGGTTTCTACGGTCACGGGTTCGGTGAGTATTTCAAACTTTGACGCATAGATCGGGCGATCGGTGACGGCTTTGTACGTGCCGGCTCCGGCCATTAGAAAAGTTAAGCCCGCGATCAGAAAAATCTGCCGATACAGAGCTTCAATAACCCGGCCGAGTTCTAGCCCCCCTTCATCTTCAGGGAGTTTAATATTATGGTGATCCGAAGCTGATGATTGTGGAATGGGTCCAACGTGCATATTGAGTTTCCGCTGGGCTGCTGAGGTAAGACTCTCAGAATTTTTTCAATTGTGCCACATCCCTTTTGAAGCTGCCTAAGACCAAAGGGCTGGAGGTGCGATCGCCCTCCGATCTCCCCCCATCTTTGTGATGATCCCAAGGGCATTGAGGGATTGTTCAAAGCGGCCAGTCTAGAAGGGTCGCCACCTGTGCAGCGAATTGGAGCGGTTCGATCAGCTTTGACAGCACGCCTTGCACGTCATAGCCTTGGAAGACCTCGTATTCGGTGGGGTCTTTGGCGGTGAGGAAAATAACCGGGACGGTTTGGGTTTGGGGCTGTTGGCGCAGACGTTCCAGGGTGGCGATGCCATCGAGATCGGGCATCATCACATCGAGCAAAATCGCATCAAAGGGATGGTGGGCAGCGATCGCGCATCCTTCCATCCCAGAACTGGCCGCTTGGACAAACCAGTCTTGGCTCATTTCCAGGCATAATTTAACAACGCTTCTAACATCTGCATCATCGTCAATGAGAAGAATTCGCCGCTTCATCGTAAATTTAGGGTCACAGTCTATGTA
Coding sequences within:
- the ppsA gene encoding phosphoenolpyruvate synthase; protein product: MVHSVDQVPQASRDQALILWFDEVGTADVGLVGGKNSSLGEMIQQLQPKGVNVPTGFATTAYAYRYYIKQAGLETQLRRLFSDLDVNDMRNLQERGKQARTLILHTPFPQDLQDAIALAYSKLCQRYGCSPSLCERFDPEYRDICVSQTQDTDVAVRSSATAEDLPEASFAGQQETYLNVQSVKGVLEACHKCFASLFTDRAISYRQHNGFDHFTVALSVGVQKMVRSDVATSGVMFSIDTETGFKNAALITAAYGLGENVVQGAVNPDEYLVFKPTLKDGFTPILEKRLGTKAIKMVYDVGGSKLTKNVEVPEPERQKFCISDGEILQLAKWAVQIEDHYSAVRGQYTPMDIEWAKDGCTGELFIVQARPETVQSQKAANILESYELKDHGAVLTVGRSVGAAIGQGKARVIHNVSNINQFKSGEVLITNRTDPDWEPIMKQASAIVTNQGGRTCHAAIIAREMGIPAIVGCGDATELVKSGQEVTVSCCEGEEGRVYQGLLPFEVHKTHLDNLPTTRTQILMNIGNPEQAFSLAGIPAAGVGLARLEFIIANNIKAHPMALIKYDELEDDLVKAEIDRLTQGYDRKPEFFVDKLARGIGTIAAAFYPKPVIVRMSDFKSNEYANLLGGRQFEPHEENPMIGWRGASRYYDPNYREAYALECQAFKRVRDDMGLTNVIPMVPFCRTPEEGQRVLAEMGKQGLKRGINGLQVYVMCELPSNVILADQFAEVFDGFSIGSNDLTQLTLGLDRDSSLVAHLFDERNEGVKRMVKEAIATAKATGRKIGICGQAPSDYPEFAQFLVELGIDSISLNPDSVLKTMLMVAEVEKTQA
- a CDS encoding GumC family protein, whose protein sequence is MHVGPIPQSSASDHHNIKLPEDEGGLELGRVIEALYRQIFLIAGLTFLMAGAGTYKAVTDRPIYASKFEILTEPVTVETQVISSVADSVSANEADTFTLDETKIKVLRSPEVLDPAVEILQRDYPELTYDLLKYGLGIKASQTNVLEVSFQNPNQALVADLLSTVSEVYLNYSLNERKADIQQGLDFVDDQLPELNAQVEELQERLQALRQRYNLIDPTTTGEQLSTQISTVQEQQLETQIQRNEILALRDELRDELATQSPENVSSSALKNNPHYQALLNQLQTLDSQIARDSVLLLEASPEIKLLNEQRDRLLPLLAQEVQRTIRELDTQIQEIERRDVALGGTLNQFQDRVKELSVVNRSFTDIERELQIATENLNQFLTKREALRIEIAQRQVPWRLLEPVAEPKPSTASAARNLVLGAIVGFMLGCGAALALDSLSNVLHTPKEVKKITQLSLLGIIPRKRDLSDFAPAVDLAPFSLTHAYVEQTAAQDNVLDLPTVAGSWLDPVRDLLGWGLKGTPFAHLVQSNGTHEVEASSRSVFSEAFHALAANVRLLDADDPVRAVVISSATAGEGKTTIAAYLAQAVARMNRRVLVVDTDLRRPQIHQRLGLVNGDGLTDVLSGDLLAEDAIQASVLDENLFVLTAGMLPPDPIRLISSQKMQELMRSLREQFDLVIYDAPPLAGLADAHLLAAHSDGLLLVAGLGTVKRSALEQSLYELAVANTPVLGAIANLAKEAGVSYPSQGGDRNVTPPPSPPSPSAKELAPMGSTTSAAKKLIPPSKS
- a CDS encoding response regulator; translation: MKRRILLIDDDADVRSVVKLCLEMSQDWFVQAASSGMEGCAIAAHHPFDAILLDVMMPDLDGIATLERLRQQPQTQTVPVIFLTAKDPTEYEVFQGYDVQGVLSKLIEPLQFAAQVATLLDWPL